Proteins encoded by one window of Paenibacillus sp. DCT19:
- a CDS encoding ABC transporter ATP-binding protein gives MSNVQSPVLEISGLSGGYSAKRPVLHGIDLKVGRGEMVGLIGLNGAGKSTTMKHILGLMTPQQGEVRVMGKTREEDAQIYQSAMAFVPESPELYDEMTVMEHLEFTARAYGVSEADFKQRTEKLLDLFRMREKSTSLSTHLSKGMRQKVMIMCAFVAGPPLYIIDEPFLGLDPLGIRSLLDFMLEMKASGSSILLSSHILSTIENYCDRFIVLHRGQVIAHGTLEELRSQYGESNTTLEHMFYSLVQGRD, from the coding sequence ATGAGTAATGTTCAATCCCCCGTATTGGAAATCAGCGGGTTAAGCGGAGGATATAGTGCCAAGCGGCCTGTCCTCCACGGCATTGATCTGAAAGTTGGACGCGGAGAAATGGTCGGACTGATCGGATTAAATGGCGCTGGTAAAAGTACAACGATGAAACATATCTTAGGTTTGATGACGCCGCAACAGGGTGAAGTCCGCGTAATGGGCAAGACACGAGAAGAGGATGCTCAGATCTACCAATCCGCGATGGCTTTTGTTCCTGAGTCACCTGAATTGTATGACGAGATGACGGTTATGGAGCACTTGGAATTCACAGCGAGGGCATATGGCGTATCGGAGGCAGATTTCAAGCAGCGTACGGAGAAATTACTGGATTTATTCCGTATGCGGGAGAAAAGTACCAGCCTTTCCACCCACTTGTCCAAAGGAATGCGGCAGAAAGTTATGATTATGTGTGCATTTGTAGCAGGGCCACCACTCTATATCATTGATGAACCTTTCTTGGGTCTCGACCCACTTGGCATTCGTTCATTGCTTGATTTCATGCTGGAGATGAAAGCATCCGGGTCATCCATTCTGCTTAGCTCACACATTCTCTCTACTATTGAGAATTATTGTGATCGGTTCATTGTTCTGCACCGTGGACAGGTCATTGCACATGGCACGCTGGAGGAGCTGCGTTCTCAGTACGGAGAGTCGAATACTACGCTTGAGCATATGTTCTATTCCCTCGTACAAGGCAGGGATTGA
- a CDS encoding DEAD/DEAH box helicase gives MTNTFASIGVAEDLEKVLAGHGINEPSPVQAQTIPVILEGRDVVAKSQTGTGKTLAYLLPLLQTIKSDVKGTQKLIIAPTQELAMQIVREAQRYGEERKIGVLGLIGGAAVKRQIEKLREHPALVVGTPGRLKELITLKKLKMHNVSTIVIDEADQVFQLGGVSDVDFVLRSALRDRQLIFLSATIDEHTAGLAKREMKEPVHIGIEPERATAAGLEHFYFVEETRNKIDMLRRLVRQYNPDRAIVFVNATEDIGEVEAKMNHLGLSAAALYGDADKVTRSNVLSAFRNGKIQLLIASEVAARGLDIEGLPMVINYDPAFDSEHYVHRAGRTGRMGRSGIVLSIVDETQIFIMRKFARELGIELAERVLFGGKVLEADPRPDTRPEGHSFSRKPGSSKGRKPGQATRNGGARAVVSNQRDASSKPAGNTGRTDRNQDRKNKGAPKWSKGNTPRSEE, from the coding sequence ATGACGAATACATTTGCTTCAATTGGCGTAGCAGAGGATCTTGAGAAAGTACTTGCCGGACATGGCATTAATGAACCTTCTCCTGTGCAGGCGCAGACAATACCGGTGATTTTGGAAGGGCGAGATGTCGTAGCCAAATCCCAGACGGGAACAGGCAAAACGCTTGCTTATTTGTTGCCTCTTCTGCAAACGATCAAAAGTGATGTAAAAGGCACACAAAAGCTTATTATCGCCCCTACACAAGAACTGGCTATGCAGATTGTGCGTGAAGCACAGCGTTATGGAGAAGAGCGTAAAATTGGTGTTCTAGGCTTAATTGGAGGCGCAGCGGTGAAACGCCAGATTGAGAAATTACGCGAGCATCCAGCGCTTGTTGTGGGAACACCAGGACGGTTGAAGGAATTAATTACGCTCAAAAAATTGAAAATGCATAACGTCTCCACGATTGTCATCGATGAGGCAGACCAAGTATTCCAGCTTGGCGGTGTAAGTGACGTTGATTTCGTACTGCGCAGTGCACTCCGCGACCGTCAGCTGATTTTCTTATCGGCAACAATTGATGAACATACGGCTGGTCTTGCCAAACGGGAGATGAAGGAGCCTGTTCATATCGGAATTGAACCAGAGCGCGCAACGGCAGCAGGGCTTGAGCATTTTTATTTTGTCGAGGAAACACGTAACAAAATTGATATGCTGCGTCGTCTCGTAAGACAGTACAATCCGGATCGTGCCATTGTCTTCGTGAATGCTACGGAAGATATCGGTGAAGTTGAAGCCAAAATGAATCATTTGGGTCTATCCGCAGCCGCGTTATACGGTGATGCAGATAAGGTTACACGCAGCAATGTCCTGTCCGCTTTCCGTAACGGTAAAATCCAATTGTTGATTGCGAGTGAGGTTGCCGCGAGAGGATTGGATATCGAAGGATTGCCGATGGTTATCAACTATGATCCTGCGTTCGATTCAGAGCACTATGTCCACCGTGCAGGTCGTACTGGGCGTATGGGAAGAAGTGGCATTGTACTGTCTATTGTAGATGAAACACAGATTTTTATTATGCGTAAGTTTGCACGTGAGCTCGGAATTGAGCTGGCAGAACGTGTGTTGTTCGGTGGTAAAGTATTGGAAGCAGATCCCCGTCCTGACACAAGACCTGAAGGGCATTCTTTCAGTCGGAAGCCGGGCTCTTCGAAAGGGCGCAAACCCGGACAGGCAACACGTAATGGTGGTGCAAGAGCAGTGGTATCGAATCAACGTGATGCAAGTAGCAAACCAGCTGGTAATACAGGAAGAACGGATCGTAACCAGGATCGCAAGAACAAGGGAGCGCCAAAATGGAGCAAGGGGAACACACCGCGTTCCGAAGAATAA
- the asd gene encoding archaetidylserine decarboxylase (Phosphatidylserine decarboxylase is synthesized as a single chain precursor. Generation of the pyruvoyl active site from a Ser is coupled to cleavage of a Gly-Ser bond between the larger (beta) and smaller (alpha chains). It is an integral membrane protein.) → MAKTLLRLMTELSSRKWISRTVGAFSKSRGSKAFIPYFVRTYDIPVQEAEKDWKEYRSLNDFFTRKLKPGMRPLDLSEHALISPVDAKITAAGPISAGTLLNVKGQNYTLAELLNHSPHLEKYKHGYAFVLYLSPRDYHRIHAPVSGRRIESEHIKGKVYPVNDFGLTHMRSVLSRNERLITYIAHDYGEVAVVKVGAMNVSSIQYADADTSTWAQGDDLAYFEFGSTVVLLTQSGTFEPTPGLQPGDSVKMGTLLGRLKPIH, encoded by the coding sequence ATGGCAAAAACGCTGTTACGGTTAATGACTGAGCTTTCTTCTCGCAAATGGATCTCGCGAACTGTGGGAGCCTTCTCCAAGAGCAGAGGAAGCAAGGCATTTATTCCTTATTTTGTCCGAACCTACGACATCCCTGTTCAGGAAGCAGAGAAAGACTGGAAGGAATACCGTTCACTGAATGATTTTTTTACTCGCAAATTAAAACCAGGCATGCGCCCACTAGACCTATCGGAGCATGCGCTAATTAGCCCAGTGGATGCCAAAATTACGGCAGCGGGTCCAATATCCGCAGGCACACTCCTGAATGTTAAGGGACAAAACTATACACTTGCTGAATTGTTGAACCACTCACCACATCTGGAGAAATACAAACACGGCTATGCCTTCGTCCTTTATCTCAGCCCTCGCGACTATCACCGCATTCATGCACCTGTGAGCGGACGCAGGATTGAGAGTGAACATATCAAGGGGAAAGTTTATCCCGTGAATGATTTTGGTCTGACACATATGAGATCGGTGCTGAGTCGCAACGAACGACTGATTACGTACATCGCCCATGATTATGGAGAGGTAGCTGTGGTTAAGGTCGGTGCGATGAATGTGAGCAGTATTCAGTATGCTGATGCGGATACCAGCACATGGGCACAAGGTGATGATCTAGCCTATTTTGAATTCGGTTCTACGGTGGTTCTCCTAACGCAAAGTGGTACGTTCGAACCTACGCCTGGTCTACAGCCAGGAGATTCCGTCAAAATGGGAACATTGCTCGGCCGCCTGAAACCAATTCACTGA
- a CDS encoding pyridoxamine 5'-phosphate oxidase family protein, protein MRRKEFTVEEEQEIITFLDQCSFGFLGTISPDGQPRVTPLNFVYMDGCFYFHGSIAGEKMKQIKQNTSVSFTVAEEFSLIPSYFTDPELACPATSFFKSVMAFGHAEPVKDLEVKGWVLQRFMEKLQPQGGYVPIDATDPRYTGQLKAVAVVQITPERLTAKFKFGQNLSSEEFENLSNKLEARNEGRDTETAEMMRKYCPFHQQ, encoded by the coding sequence ATGAGACGAAAAGAATTTACAGTAGAAGAAGAACAAGAGATCATTACCTTTCTAGACCAATGCTCCTTTGGTTTTCTAGGAACGATTAGCCCGGATGGACAGCCTCGGGTCACGCCACTGAATTTTGTATATATGGATGGCTGTTTTTATTTTCACGGCAGTATCGCTGGAGAGAAAATGAAACAGATCAAGCAGAATACTTCGGTTAGTTTCACAGTTGCCGAAGAGTTTTCGCTGATTCCATCCTATTTTACTGACCCAGAGCTAGCTTGTCCGGCAACCTCCTTTTTCAAAAGTGTCATGGCATTTGGTCATGCAGAGCCGGTAAAAGACCTAGAGGTAAAAGGGTGGGTTCTACAACGATTTATGGAGAAACTTCAGCCACAAGGTGGCTATGTCCCTATCGATGCAACCGACCCACGTTACACTGGACAACTTAAAGCTGTAGCCGTTGTGCAAATTACGCCTGAGCGACTAACCGCCAAGTTTAAATTTGGGCAAAATCTCTCGTCTGAAGAGTTCGAGAATCTCAGCAATAAGCTGGAAGCCCGAAATGAAGGAAGGGATACAGAGACCGCTGAAATGATGCGAAAATACTGCCCTTTTCACCAGCAATAA
- a CDS encoding aminotransferase class I/II-fold pyridoxal phosphate-dependent enzyme has protein sequence MNPLAEQLNESIQAGSNHVYSMLSQLGKEIYFPKEGILSQSAEAASLAKTYNATIGIALEGGVPMHLPVIQEKLSAFQPKDLYPYAPPAGKPELRSVWKDKMLKETPSLAGKSFGNPIVTNALTHGLSIVADLFADEGDAVIYPDKNWENYELTFGIRRHAQLVHYPLFDDQLNFNSEGLLDALLAQKDKGKAIVLLNFPNNPTGYTPGPEEADAIVNTIHQAAEAGVNVVVVTDDAYFGLFFENSIHESLFGKLASIHPRVLTVKIDGATKEEFVWGFRVGFITYAHEDAAVLHALEQKTLGIIRATISSGPHPSQTFVLDALKAPEFEAQKQEKFEIMKGRANKVKALLDSGKYGDVWEYYPFNSGYFMCLKLKEVSAEALRTHLLQQYGVGTIALGETDLRIAFSCIEESNLEDLFDTIYRGVQELQTT, from the coding sequence ATGAATCCACTGGCTGAACAGTTGAACGAAAGCATTCAGGCAGGCAGCAATCACGTCTACTCGATGCTGTCGCAGCTCGGCAAAGAAATTTACTTCCCGAAAGAAGGTATCTTGAGTCAGTCTGCAGAAGCAGCAAGTCTGGCCAAGACCTATAATGCCACGATTGGTATCGCCCTAGAAGGCGGAGTGCCTATGCATCTACCTGTTATTCAGGAGAAGCTGTCCGCATTCCAACCCAAGGATCTATACCCATATGCTCCTCCTGCAGGCAAGCCTGAATTGCGGAGTGTTTGGAAAGATAAGATGTTGAAAGAGACCCCTTCATTGGCAGGTAAGTCTTTTGGCAACCCAATTGTAACGAATGCATTAACTCATGGACTCAGTATTGTAGCCGATTTGTTCGCAGATGAAGGCGACGCTGTTATATATCCAGATAAAAACTGGGAAAATTATGAGCTGACTTTCGGAATTCGCCGTCATGCTCAGTTGGTTCATTATCCTCTGTTTGATGATCAATTAAACTTCAACAGTGAGGGATTGCTTGATGCGCTGCTTGCTCAGAAAGACAAGGGCAAAGCGATTGTGTTACTTAACTTCCCGAACAATCCAACAGGCTATACACCAGGCCCTGAGGAAGCAGACGCTATTGTGAATACAATTCATCAAGCAGCTGAAGCGGGCGTAAATGTAGTTGTTGTAACGGACGACGCTTATTTCGGACTTTTCTTTGAAAATTCGATTCACGAGTCCTTGTTTGGCAAACTGGCAAGCATCCACCCACGTGTGCTGACCGTCAAAATTGATGGTGCAACGAAAGAGGAATTCGTATGGGGCTTCCGTGTAGGTTTCATCACGTATGCCCATGAAGATGCTGCTGTGCTGCATGCACTGGAACAGAAGACCCTTGGTATTATCCGGGCGACCATTTCCAGCGGGCCACACCCTTCTCAGACATTTGTACTGGATGCACTGAAAGCGCCAGAGTTTGAAGCTCAGAAGCAGGAGAAGTTTGAAATTATGAAAGGCCGTGCCAACAAGGTGAAGGCTCTTCTCGATAGCGGCAAGTATGGAGATGTATGGGAGTATTATCCGTTCAACTCCGGTTACTTCATGTGTCTGAAGCTGAAAGAAGTCAGCGCTGAGGCACTCCGTACCCATTTGTTACAACAATACGGCGTCGGAACAATTGCGCTGGGTGAGACTGATCTGCGAATTGCGTTCTCCTGCATTGAAGAATCCAACTTGGAAGATCTCTTCGATACCATCTACCGTGGAGTTCAGGAATTACAGACCACTTAG
- a CDS encoding PLP-dependent aminotransferase family protein, protein MMELWLPMDTYEQQHRYKYVALYHALRDAIHVGTLTGGTRLPSTRELAVQYSMSRGSVAQVYDMLLADGYVEAYRGKGTFVTETLTTSTQKNTEAQIVLSAWGKRVAALDTQKGDTPALAQGKSTINFQVQRMLAEHFPEAEWKSALAAVHRSDWREHSSAAGDLELREAIASHLRWTRGIDADASQIVLFSGSMQGIVLLAQLLISEGDAAVLENPGYQGIAHAVKSCGGVIIPADIDAQGIIPQDWRAQVLFVTPTRQFPTGAVLGLERRKALLNWASERNAVIIEDDYDSEFRWGGRPIEPLKVLDREQRVIYVGSFSQTMVASFRLGYAVLPPALVDTLLAAKALYEPVSPALLEQRALAKLMMRGGYLRHLRRLTRLYGERHAFFVREMQRQLPQAFTMQPGDAGLHIYASWNDDRERYIRFKTLAQEDGVIFRDAARYQLTPGHPAVCFGFAHLEKDEIAEGINRMRIAWEKSTFSFR, encoded by the coding sequence ATGATGGAACTATGGCTACCGATGGATACATATGAGCAGCAGCACCGATACAAATATGTTGCACTATACCATGCGTTGCGTGATGCGATACATGTAGGCACGTTGACCGGAGGAACAAGACTTCCCTCCACACGTGAACTCGCGGTTCAGTACAGTATGTCACGCGGCTCTGTAGCACAGGTGTATGATATGTTGCTTGCAGATGGTTACGTTGAGGCTTATCGGGGGAAAGGTACATTTGTAACAGAGACGTTAACAACATCGACTCAGAAGAACACAGAAGCCCAAATTGTCTTGTCTGCATGGGGAAAGCGAGTAGCAGCGTTGGATACGCAAAAGGGAGATACGCCTGCGCTGGCGCAAGGAAAATCCACCATTAACTTTCAGGTGCAGCGCATGCTGGCAGAGCATTTCCCAGAGGCAGAGTGGAAGAGTGCACTGGCCGCTGTTCACCGCAGCGATTGGCGTGAACATAGCAGTGCCGCAGGAGATCTAGAGCTACGAGAAGCGATTGCCTCGCATCTTAGATGGACACGGGGAATTGATGCGGATGCCTCACAGATTGTACTATTCAGTGGTTCCATGCAGGGGATTGTGCTGTTAGCGCAGTTGCTGATCTCGGAAGGAGACGCAGCCGTATTAGAAAACCCAGGATATCAAGGCATAGCTCACGCTGTGAAATCATGCGGTGGCGTGATTATTCCAGCGGACATTGATGCTCAAGGTATTATTCCTCAGGACTGGCGAGCACAGGTGTTATTCGTGACACCTACAAGACAATTTCCAACAGGCGCTGTTCTTGGTCTGGAACGGCGAAAGGCATTACTGAATTGGGCAAGTGAACGAAATGCCGTCATTATTGAGGATGATTATGACAGTGAGTTTCGATGGGGTGGAAGGCCGATCGAACCACTCAAAGTGCTTGATCGGGAACAACGTGTGATCTACGTAGGCTCCTTCTCACAAACGATGGTGGCTTCGTTCCGGCTTGGTTATGCAGTGCTGCCTCCGGCGCTCGTAGATACCCTTCTTGCGGCTAAAGCGTTGTATGAGCCTGTGTCACCTGCACTGCTCGAACAGCGTGCACTCGCGAAGTTGATGATGCGAGGAGGATATCTGCGCCATTTACGACGCTTAACCCGGTTGTATGGGGAGCGACATGCCTTTTTTGTTCGTGAGATGCAGCGGCAATTGCCTCAAGCATTTACCATGCAGCCAGGGGATGCAGGGCTGCATATCTATGCGTCGTGGAATGATGATCGAGAGCGTTATATTCGATTCAAAACGTTAGCTCAGGAAGATGGTGTAATATTCCGTGATGCGGCCCGCTATCAGCTTACGCCAGGTCATCCTGCAGTCTGTTTTGGCTTTGCACATTTGGAGAAAGATGAGATTGCGGAGGGCATTAACCGAATGCGGATCGCTTGGGAGAAGAGTACATTTTCGTTTCGATGA
- a CDS encoding YjcZ family sporulation protein — protein sequence MSGVEETRGGYGYGFGGFTNTGAILVLFILLVIITKSFLY from the coding sequence ATGTCTGGAGTTGAAGAAACAAGAGGCGGTTATGGATACGGATTCGGAGGATTTACAAACACAGGTGCCATTCTTGTATTGTTCATCCTGCTTGTAATCATCACAAAGTCGTTCCTCTACTAG
- a CDS encoding ABC transporter permease, with translation MDLKLLWKQRRTGFWNTILPYLGYVIQSGVAMVFLFLIIAFSAWYTSFVQNIPAGFPIRWITLLLLTPLVLFSGYRTYLHPADIVFLRPQEHRMHEYLKNSFARGVIYKTLGMLLIFFTLWPLYVRADQDAKPFTWFLLLLLVWKGLSSYGAWQELRMVQVGASRAFRLLRWAIAILAVAAWVWQPPARSIWFLLLLAAVYLVALRLPVKHRVAWERLIQVEQSQAGRVMRTLGWFVDVPSSGQKVSSRRWLSKWGSGLAWNAGKAYRYLITKTFIRTEVFSIVLRLVVLGMLLSWWTAGTYFGIGAYLLFLLLVGVQIGALRRSHAESFWIMIYPISGESRRSQVLGFISNLHAVSALLMWLPMLSSGIGGITIAGVGLILGVLVIMLMRRSQSKKWLKEEEEE, from the coding sequence ATGGATCTGAAGCTGTTATGGAAGCAAAGACGCACGGGCTTTTGGAACACAATTCTGCCTTATCTGGGATATGTCATTCAAAGTGGGGTAGCGATGGTATTTCTATTTCTCATCATTGCTTTTTCCGCTTGGTACACCTCATTTGTACAGAACATACCTGCAGGCTTTCCGATTCGCTGGATCACATTGCTTCTGCTTACCCCTTTGGTGTTGTTCAGCGGATACCGTACATATCTTCATCCAGCGGATATCGTTTTTTTACGTCCACAGGAACATCGGATGCATGAATATTTGAAGAACAGCTTTGCCCGCGGGGTAATCTACAAAACATTAGGCATGCTGCTCATATTCTTTACGCTGTGGCCGCTCTATGTGAGGGCAGATCAGGATGCCAAACCGTTCACCTGGTTTCTCCTGCTCTTACTTGTGTGGAAGGGACTATCAAGCTACGGTGCATGGCAAGAGCTGCGTATGGTTCAGGTTGGTGCATCCAGGGCATTTCGTTTGCTACGCTGGGCAATCGCCATTCTTGCTGTGGCCGCTTGGGTATGGCAGCCACCAGCGCGTAGTATTTGGTTTTTGCTATTGCTGGCCGCGGTCTATTTAGTAGCACTACGTTTACCTGTGAAACACCGGGTGGCATGGGAACGTCTAATTCAGGTTGAGCAAAGCCAAGCAGGTCGTGTAATGCGGACGTTGGGGTGGTTCGTAGACGTACCTTCCTCAGGTCAAAAGGTTAGCTCACGGCGCTGGCTCAGCAAATGGGGAAGTGGGCTTGCATGGAATGCAGGCAAAGCTTACCGCTACCTTATTACGAAGACATTCATTCGGACAGAAGTATTCTCCATTGTTCTACGTTTAGTGGTGCTCGGTATGCTGTTGTCTTGGTGGACGGCAGGTACTTATTTTGGTATCGGCGCATACCTGTTGTTCCTGTTGCTGGTTGGCGTGCAGATCGGTGCACTTCGCCGCAGTCACGCGGAATCATTCTGGATTATGATCTACCCGATCTCCGGGGAGAGCCGCCGTTCACAGGTGCTGGGCTTCATTTCGAATCTGCATGCTGTGTCTGCTCTGCTGATGTGGTTGCCGATGCTGTCGAGTGGAATCGGTGGAATCACGATAGCGGGAGTAGGGTTGATTTTGGGCGTGCTGGTTATTATGTTGATGCGACGTTCTCAAAGTAAGAAGTGGCTGAAGGAAGAAGAAGAGGAGTAG
- a CDS encoding AraC family transcriptional regulator, whose protein sequence is MLQASPSSFVILPAVAKIVCEPGWKWQKREKPMQNYDLFYVWSGEGTVVLNDQPYEVGKGSCFLFRPGDHTSATHNRQKPLVLTYIHFDVDVDVTDVPQSYREVQETVEFEHLLARYVRLFLSDVYGRTEESRLILKQLMIHLLRADTEAPVEKKVSNQLSDVIQEVANYVRQHPGITHRVEDLAARAGLSPRYFSIKFKELIGSSVQSYIIRMRIERAEHLLVHTGMNVTEVADALGYRDIFFFSRQFKQYTGKSPSEIR, encoded by the coding sequence ATGCTGCAGGCATCGCCGTCATCATTTGTTATTTTGCCCGCTGTCGCCAAAATAGTCTGCGAACCGGGATGGAAGTGGCAGAAGCGGGAAAAACCGATGCAGAATTATGATTTATTTTATGTGTGGAGTGGTGAGGGAACTGTTGTGCTGAATGACCAGCCTTACGAGGTGGGTAAGGGCAGTTGTTTCCTATTCAGACCAGGAGATCATACAAGTGCAACACATAATAGACAGAAACCGCTTGTACTAACGTATATCCATTTTGATGTGGATGTGGATGTTACGGATGTGCCTCAGTCCTATCGTGAAGTACAGGAGACGGTGGAGTTTGAACATTTGTTGGCACGGTATGTAAGGCTGTTCCTGTCTGACGTATACGGTCGCACGGAAGAAAGCCGGTTGATTCTGAAGCAGTTGATGATTCATCTATTGCGTGCGGATACGGAAGCACCTGTTGAGAAAAAGGTGAGTAACCAGCTATCAGATGTCATTCAGGAAGTGGCGAATTATGTTCGTCAGCATCCAGGGATCACGCATCGTGTGGAGGATCTGGCTGCACGTGCGGGGCTGTCTCCGCGATACTTCTCTATTAAGTTTAAAGAGTTAATTGGCTCTTCTGTACAATCGTATATCATTCGTATGCGTATTGAACGTGCTGAGCATCTGCTTGTGCATACCGGTATGAATGTCACCGAAGTGGCGGATGCTTTAGGTTACCGGGATATCTTCTTTTTCAGTCGTCAGTTCAAGCAGTATACAGGCAAAAGTCCTTCCGAGATTCGTTAG
- a CDS encoding YheC/YheD family protein encodes MPQETIGIMFDSRMYRGIPAGRTGQESLANYEQAAACHGLIPCFLRLEDIDFNTKTCIAYVKKEEGYVRQKMPLPTVIHNRALQLRRAEQHQVTTLLLQGIQVYNVRNRYRKDHIHDMLRQEPLLREHLPHAVRATPESLTDMMEQYNDLIIKPCSGSIGHGIIRIFKQDGHWKLTRETRASRKGWATFRLTKGQLPSAILRRIFRYAYLIEERIPLIRYEGRPVDLRVSVQRGMDGLWEVTGLFAKAAPTHTFVTNIAQGGKVMRLAEVFGSDMNSSELAQLESRIRLVSLRIAKTLAASLPHLADLGLDLGIARDGQIYFIECNGRDQRYGFRKAGLLEQWRASYHEPMAYGRLLLEQNSRIPRQPQTYRKYPY; translated from the coding sequence ATGCCACAAGAGACGATCGGCATTATGTTCGATTCACGCATGTACCGAGGGATACCGGCCGGAAGAACCGGCCAGGAATCACTCGCCAATTATGAGCAGGCAGCAGCCTGCCACGGATTGATCCCTTGTTTTTTGCGGCTGGAAGATATCGATTTCAACACCAAAACCTGTATAGCCTATGTAAAAAAAGAAGAGGGATATGTTCGACAAAAAATGCCCTTGCCCACAGTCATTCATAACCGTGCGCTTCAACTCCGCAGAGCAGAACAGCATCAAGTTACTACCTTACTTTTGCAAGGTATTCAGGTATATAACGTTCGTAATCGTTACAGGAAGGATCACATTCACGACATGCTCCGTCAGGAACCTTTACTGAGAGAGCATCTGCCTCATGCCGTGAGAGCCACACCTGAATCGTTAACCGATATGATGGAGCAGTATAATGATTTGATCATTAAGCCATGTAGCGGAAGTATTGGGCATGGCATTATCCGAATATTCAAGCAAGACGGGCATTGGAAATTAACGCGTGAAACGAGAGCTTCTCGCAAAGGCTGGGCCACCTTTCGATTAACGAAGGGGCAGCTGCCCTCGGCGATTCTCCGCAGAATTTTCCGGTATGCATACCTCATCGAAGAACGCATTCCTCTCATACGTTATGAAGGCAGACCCGTGGATCTGCGTGTTTCAGTGCAACGTGGAATGGATGGATTATGGGAGGTGACTGGATTATTCGCCAAGGCCGCTCCAACACATACCTTTGTCACCAATATCGCACAAGGCGGCAAGGTCATGAGACTGGCCGAGGTGTTTGGTTCTGATATGAATAGTTCTGAGCTCGCACAACTTGAATCCAGAATCCGTCTGGTCTCGCTACGCATCGCCAAAACGCTGGCAGCTAGCCTACCCCATCTTGCAGATTTAGGTCTTGATCTGGGCATTGCCCGCGATGGACAGATTTATTTTATTGAATGCAATGGACGGGATCAGCGTTACGGTTTCCGTAAAGCCGGTCTGCTGGAACAATGGAGGGCAAGTTATCACGAACCGATGGCATACGGGCGTCTTCTACTGGAGCAGAATTCGCGTATCCCTAGACAACCACAGACGTACCGTAAGTACCCGTATTGA
- a CDS encoding SDR family oxidoreductase — protein sequence MLKDQVVFITGASSGIGALCAQMLIEEGAIPILAARSRDKLEEIGASLNGQHELLTLDVTNDEQVQAAISNMLEKYGRIDILLNNAGYGTFAAMTDMTVQEFDEMMDVNYMGIVRCTKAVLPHMLKRGTGQIVNVASMAGKIGTAKSASYTATKHAVLGFSNALRQELRKTGITVTTINPGPIDTPFFHRADPSGNYVNNVRWMMLKPEDVAGHMVQAMKKRKEEVNLPRMASVGIWLYQLFPRLADRLSHGFMNQK from the coding sequence ATGCTGAAAGATCAGGTTGTTTTCATTACTGGCGCGTCGAGTGGGATTGGCGCACTCTGTGCTCAGATGCTGATAGAAGAAGGAGCCATTCCTATCTTGGCTGCTCGTTCGCGGGACAAGCTTGAAGAGATCGGTGCTTCGTTGAATGGGCAACATGAACTCCTTACGCTCGATGTCACCAATGATGAGCAGGTGCAGGCGGCAATAAGTAATATGTTAGAGAAGTACGGACGAATCGATATATTGCTGAATAATGCGGGATACGGAACGTTTGCTGCGATGACGGATATGACTGTGCAGGAATTCGATGAGATGATGGACGTGAATTACATGGGCATTGTTCGTTGCACGAAGGCTGTGTTGCCGCACATGCTGAAGCGTGGCACAGGACAGATTGTGAATGTAGCCTCCATGGCTGGCAAAATCGGAACGGCAAAGTCAGCTTCCTATACAGCAACCAAACACGCGGTACTCGGCTTCAGTAATGCGCTACGTCAGGAGTTACGCAAAACGGGAATAACGGTAACCACTATTAATCCTGGGCCGATCGATACACCGTTCTTCCATCGTGCAGATCCATCTGGCAATTATGTTAACAATGTACGCTGGATGATGTTGAAGCCAGAGGATGTTGCAGGACATATGGTTCAGGCGATGAAAAAGCGTAAAGAAGAAGTGAACCTACCTCGAATGGCATCTGTAGGGATATGGCTGTATCAGTTGTTCCCACGTCTTGCGGATCGCCTGTCTCATGGCTTCATGAATCAGAAATGA